The nucleotide window GGATTCATTTACCGGAAGGATACTCCTCTTCTCAGGCTTATCCTGTTCTATATCTGCTAGATGGTGATGCTCATTTTAAATATGTATCTCAAATGACTGATTACCTTTCAGATTATGATCGGAACAGAATTCCCAAAATGATCGTTGTAGCCATACTTAATATCAACAGAGGCAAGGATTTAAATATCCGTCATAATGTAGTTAATGGAAAAGAAGTCCCTTCAGGCATATCAGTTGCTGATGGTGCCGGGAGATTTTTGAAATTTATTGATCAGGAATTGATACCTCAAATAAACTCACGTTTTAAAACTCAGCCTTACAGAATTTTGATGGGGCATTCGCTGGCAGGTGAATTTGCTTTGTATGCAAAAAATACTCTTCCGGATTTATTTCAGTCTACAATCCTGATAAGTCCTGCTATTCACAACGAAAATATGGTTGTAATGGCTGATTTTCATAAAATGCTTCAAAGGAAAAATCTAAAAGGAAAAATGTTTGTTACCCTAGGAGATGAAGATACTCAAAAAGTTAATCTGATAACAGAGCAACTTAAACAATTTTCTCCTGCAACTTTTGAATGGGATTTTAAATTTTATAAAGAAGAAAATCATTTTTCAGTAACTTATAAAAGCATTTTTGATGGTTTAAAATTTATTTATAAGAACTGGTTTTTTGATAACTACAGTACTGTATTAATGACTCCCAAAGAAATTCACCAACATTTCGATCGTCTTTCAAAAGAATTTGGATATACAGTGCATCCAACAGAAGACTTTGTTAATAATCGTGCATACGGGCAACTTCGCGCGGGAAATATCAATATTGCACTCGACTTGTTTCAACAAAATGTAAAGGAT belongs to Chryseobacterium gleum and includes:
- a CDS encoding alpha/beta hydrolase-fold protein; its protein translation is MISATYSLLWRKTFILFFSLCYLSVFSQLEKIPAIQDTAFLIESEILNQPRSIWIHLPEGYSSSQAYPVLYLLDGDAHFKYVSQMTDYLSDYDRNRIPKMIVVAILNINRGKDLNIRHNVVNGKEVPSGISVADGAGRFLKFIDQELIPQINSRFKTQPYRILMGHSLAGEFALYAKNTLPDLFQSTILISPAIHNENMVVMADFHKMLQRKNLKGKMFVTLGDEDTQKVNLITEQLKQFSPATFEWDFKFYKEENHFSVTYKSIFDGLKFIYKNWFFDNYSTVLMTPKEIHQHFDRLSKEFGYTVHPTEDFVNNRAYGQLRAGNINIALDLFQQNVKDHPDSWNAYDSLAEAYMKKGDRKSAIENYKKSLQLNPDNADGKTILEKLLSEK